The proteins below come from a single Trichocoleus desertorum ATA4-8-CV12 genomic window:
- the secD gene encoding protein translocase subunit SecD — protein MQRQRSLLALILVLVIGAIFTIVQVPTRLGLDLQGGSQLTLQVKPSETVKEITPRVMEAVQRVVEGRINGLGVSESVVQTVGEDQLLVQLPGVSDPEQAERVLGGTAQLDFRQQKPGSEAQLAVEFQVRQELLAKQAELQKPGAGNEAALAENQAAIKRSNAAIAELFERTGLTGENLQDASAEPASASGNSWNVSLRFDPKGATLFAELTKSLAGTGRSIGILLDDRLISAPTVGVQFAQTGITGGGAVIEGRFTAEEANDLAVQLRGGALPVPVEIVENRTVGATLGRDSVQRSIYAGLGGLFLVLIFMVVYYRLPGAIADLSLVIYSLLTFASFTLLGVTLTLPGIAGFILSIGMAVDANVLIFERTREELRAGKTLYRSVESGFYRAFSSILDSNVTTVIACAALFWLGAGLVRGFALTLGLGVVVSMFTAITCSRTLMLLALSFPALRKPEFFCPQVPASNQSKAEVTP, from the coding sequence ATGCAAAGACAGCGTTCATTATTAGCTTTAATTCTCGTCCTCGTCATTGGGGCGATCTTTACCATCGTGCAGGTTCCTACACGACTAGGACTCGACTTGCAGGGCGGCTCCCAACTGACATTGCAGGTGAAACCATCCGAGACTGTGAAAGAAATCACACCACGGGTGATGGAAGCCGTACAGCGAGTCGTGGAAGGACGGATCAATGGATTAGGTGTGTCTGAATCGGTGGTTCAGACGGTGGGAGAAGACCAACTCTTGGTTCAACTTCCCGGCGTGAGCGATCCTGAACAGGCGGAGCGGGTCTTGGGGGGTACAGCCCAGCTAGATTTCCGTCAGCAAAAACCAGGGTCAGAAGCTCAACTGGCGGTCGAGTTTCAAGTGCGGCAAGAATTGCTGGCTAAGCAGGCAGAACTGCAAAAGCCAGGTGCTGGCAATGAGGCTGCACTGGCGGAAAACCAAGCGGCGATTAAGCGGAGTAATGCTGCGATCGCGGAACTCTTTGAGCGGACTGGTTTGACTGGAGAAAATCTTCAGGATGCTTCGGCTGAGCCTGCTTCAGCGAGTGGCAATAGCTGGAATGTCTCTCTAAGATTTGATCCTAAAGGGGCAACGCTGTTTGCAGAGTTAACCAAGAGTTTGGCTGGAACTGGACGCAGCATTGGCATTCTGCTAGATGATCGCTTGATTAGTGCTCCTACGGTTGGGGTACAGTTTGCCCAAACTGGTATTACGGGTGGTGGCGCTGTCATCGAAGGCCGCTTTACCGCTGAAGAAGCAAACGACTTAGCGGTACAGTTGCGGGGTGGCGCTTTGCCTGTCCCGGTTGAAATTGTCGAAAACCGCACTGTGGGAGCGACCTTAGGCAGAGATAGCGTCCAACGCAGCATCTATGCTGGCTTGGGTGGTCTGTTTTTGGTGTTGATCTTTATGGTGGTTTATTACCGCTTACCTGGAGCGATCGCTGACTTGTCCCTAGTGATTTACTCGCTGCTGACGTTTGCCAGCTTTACCCTGCTGGGTGTGACTTTAACTTTGCCAGGAATTGCTGGATTTATTCTCAGTATCGGGATGGCAGTTGATGCCAACGTTTTGATTTTTGAGCGTACCCGTGAAGAGTTGCGGGCTGGCAAAACCTTGTATCGATCCGTCGAGTCTGGCTTCTATCGGGCCTTCTCTAGCATTTTGGATAGTAATGTCACAACGGTAATTGCTTGTGCTGCCTTGTTCTGGTTAGGGGCGGGCTTAGTCCGAGGTTTTGCCCTCACGCTCGGTTTAGGGGTAGTAGTTAGTATGTTTACGGCCATTACCTGTAGTCGAACTTTGATGTTGCTGGCATTAAGTTTTCCAGCTCTCCGTAAACCCGAATTCTTTTGTCCTCAGGTGCCAGCGTCTAATCAATCGAAGGCAGAGGTGACGCCATGA
- a CDS encoding alpha-ketoacid dehydrogenase subunit beta: MAETFLFNALREAIDEEMARDPSVLVMGEDVGHYGGSYKVTKDLYKKYGELRILDTPIAENSFTGMAVGAAMTGLRPIIEGMNMGFLLLAFNQIANNAGMLRYTSGGNYKIPMVIRGPGGVGRQLGAEHSQRLEAYFQAVPGLKIVACSTPYNAKGLLKSAIRDNNPVLFFEHVLLYNLKENLPEAEYTLPLDKAEVVRQGKDVTILTYSRMRHHVLQAVKTLEKDGYDPEVIDLISLKPLDFDTIGASIRKTHRVIIVEECMRTGGIAAELIASINDRLFDELDAPVLRLSSQDIPTPYNGTLENLTIVQPQQIVEAVQKMVALRV; the protein is encoded by the coding sequence ATGGCAGAGACTTTCTTGTTTAACGCCCTACGTGAGGCCATTGACGAAGAAATGGCCCGCGACCCCTCCGTGCTCGTGATGGGGGAAGATGTAGGCCACTACGGCGGCTCTTACAAAGTCACGAAAGATCTGTACAAAAAATACGGTGAGCTGCGGATTTTAGATACGCCCATTGCCGAAAACAGTTTTACAGGCATGGCAGTAGGCGCGGCAATGACTGGGTTGCGTCCCATCATTGAAGGCATGAATATGGGCTTTTTGCTCTTGGCCTTCAACCAAATTGCCAACAACGCCGGGATGCTGCGCTATACGTCGGGTGGGAACTACAAAATCCCGATGGTGATTCGCGGGCCTGGTGGGGTAGGCCGACAACTAGGGGCAGAACACTCCCAGCGTCTAGAAGCTTACTTCCAAGCAGTTCCTGGCCTCAAAATTGTGGCCTGCTCAACTCCTTACAACGCCAAGGGTTTATTGAAGTCTGCCATCCGTGACAACAACCCAGTTTTATTCTTTGAGCATGTGCTGCTGTACAACTTGAAGGAAAATCTACCAGAAGCTGAGTACACGCTGCCTCTAGATAAAGCAGAAGTGGTGCGGCAAGGCAAAGATGTCACGATTCTGACCTATTCTCGAATGCGTCACCATGTTCTCCAAGCAGTTAAAACCTTGGAAAAAGATGGTTATGACCCAGAGGTAATTGATCTTATTTCGCTCAAACCTCTGGACTTTGATACCATTGGCGCTTCCATTCGCAAAACTCACCGGGTAATCATTGTCGAAGAATGTATGAGAACCGGGGGGATTGCCGCAGAGCTGATTGCCTCGATCAACGATCGCTTGTTTGACGAACTTGATGCTCCTGTTTTGCGCCTCTCTTCGCAAGACATTCCCACCCCTTACAACGGCACCCTAGAAAACCTAACCATTGTGCAGCCCCAACAGATTGTTGAAGCTGTGCAAAAAATGGTGGCCTTACGGGTGTAG
- the pdhA gene encoding pyruvate dehydrogenase (acetyl-transferring) E1 component subunit alpha: MVQERTLPVFQAASAQITKEEGLRLYEDMILGRFFEDKCAEMYYRGKMFGFVHLYNGQEAVSTGVIQSMRPGEDYVCSTYRDHVHALSAGVPAREVMAELFGKATGCSKGRGGSMHLFSAEHNMLGGFAFIGEGIPIALGAAFQSKYRREVLGDETADQVAACFFGDGTTNNGQFFECLNMAALWKLPILFVVENNKWAIGMAHERATSQPEIYKKASVFGMPGVEVDGMDVMAVRSVAQEAVARARAGEGPTLIEALTYRFRGHSLADPDELRTKDEKEAWLARDPIKKFAAYLIEQNLVNPEELKGIERKIQATVDEGVEFALSSPEPDASELYRFVFAEDE; the protein is encoded by the coding sequence ATGGTTCAGGAACGGACTTTACCAGTATTTCAAGCTGCTTCAGCACAAATTACTAAAGAAGAAGGCTTAAGGCTCTACGAAGACATGATCTTAGGGCGCTTCTTCGAAGATAAGTGCGCGGAGATGTACTATCGGGGCAAAATGTTTGGATTTGTCCACCTCTATAACGGCCAAGAGGCTGTGTCAACGGGTGTGATTCAATCCATGCGGCCCGGTGAAGACTATGTATGCAGCACCTACCGCGATCACGTCCATGCCCTCAGTGCTGGAGTCCCGGCGCGCGAGGTGATGGCAGAACTGTTTGGGAAAGCGACAGGTTGCAGCAAAGGGCGGGGTGGCTCAATGCACCTCTTTTCGGCAGAGCACAATATGCTGGGAGGCTTTGCCTTTATTGGTGAAGGAATTCCCATTGCTTTGGGGGCCGCTTTTCAGAGCAAATACCGTCGGGAAGTCTTGGGAGATGAGACGGCAGATCAAGTCGCCGCTTGCTTCTTTGGAGACGGTACCACTAACAATGGTCAATTCTTCGAGTGCCTTAACATGGCCGCCTTGTGGAAACTCCCCATCCTATTTGTGGTAGAGAACAACAAGTGGGCGATCGGGATGGCCCATGAGCGGGCGACTTCTCAGCCAGAAATCTACAAAAAAGCCAGCGTCTTTGGGATGCCCGGTGTAGAAGTGGATGGCATGGATGTGATGGCCGTGCGGTCTGTGGCTCAAGAAGCAGTAGCACGAGCGCGGGCGGGTGAAGGGCCTACTTTGATTGAGGCGCTGACTTATCGCTTCCGAGGTCATTCTCTAGCTGACCCCGACGAACTGCGTACCAAGGATGAAAAAGAAGCTTGGTTGGCTCGTGACCCCATTAAGAAGTTTGCGGCTTACCTGATTGAGCAAAACTTGGTCAATCCAGAAGAACTCAAGGGAATTGAGCGTAAAATTCAAGCCACCGTTGATGAAGGGGTTGAGTTTGCGCTGTCAAGTCCTGAACCTGACGCTAGCGAACTGTATCGATTTGTGTTTGCCGAGGACGAATAA
- a CDS encoding DUF4101 domain-containing protein, whose amino-acid sequence MRIPLDYYRILGLPIQATAEQLQQAHRDRALQLPRREYSEAAIAARKQLLDEAYAVLSDPDQRQAYDANFLAKTYELEPDRPGTSLTRTPESTDTSSDPYTPSIDIHDDQLVGALLIWLELGEYELVLKLGRTYLSNNSNLKNGRFGEPDIVFADIILTVALACLELGREQWQQGQYENAAESLEAGQELLLREGLFATVRGEVQTDLYKLRPYRVLELLALPEESTTERRQGLRLLREMLQERGGIDGTGTDQSGLNIDDFLRFIQQLRGYLSAAEQQTLFEEEARRPSAVATYLAVYALLAQGFAQREPALIRRAKSMLVRLGSRQDVHLEQAVCALLLGQTEEASRALELSHDYEPLVFIRENSQSSPDLLPGLCLYSERWLQEEVFPHFRDLAQQQVSLKDYFADEQVQAYLEELPNESPNHSPTNASSQNGWGAATQAGSNGQSSPTTAGHAANWRTTTSYPPTQSAVHTRLQQAVETDPRVPPATRAVTTVSPATGPAEPERINPTSSPSSRNPTTSNPPATSVVVTGGSGTNDSQRPTSLTQAGQPPRERSRGQVANGFRVPDPEDLPPRRSGTGAASPSKFKPVLLFVIALLSLGALGYLTTKAFSSLQAARGPKLEANQPMISLDQPLIAVPDPETVAQSATGPLTKEAAQQVVQTWLSTKAAALGPNRATAQLNQILVDSALTQWQQQAADDRRSDSYRQYQHAIRSIDSVEMSDVDPNQARVDAEVSEAAAFYVNGQLDRSSSYTSDSIRVQYNLVRRDGRWLIREMNVL is encoded by the coding sequence GTGCGAATTCCGCTCGATTACTACCGAATTTTGGGCCTACCAATCCAGGCCACTGCTGAACAGTTGCAACAGGCTCATCGCGATCGCGCCTTGCAACTTCCTCGGCGTGAATATTCTGAGGCAGCGATCGCTGCCCGAAAGCAGCTGCTTGACGAAGCCTATGCTGTTCTCTCCGATCCGGATCAACGTCAGGCTTATGACGCTAATTTCCTCGCCAAAACCTACGAGCTTGAGCCCGATCGCCCTGGCACCTCGTTAACTAGAACCCCAGAATCAACAGACACCAGTAGCGATCCCTACACCCCCAGCATTGATATTCACGACGATCAACTCGTCGGGGCTCTCTTGATTTGGTTGGAGCTAGGTGAGTATGAGTTGGTGTTGAAACTGGGGCGTACCTATCTCAGCAACAACAGCAATTTAAAGAATGGCCGCTTTGGCGAACCGGACATTGTCTTTGCCGATATCATCCTAACCGTTGCTTTAGCTTGCTTGGAACTAGGGCGAGAGCAGTGGCAACAGGGCCAATATGAAAATGCCGCAGAATCCCTTGAAGCTGGGCAGGAGTTGTTACTACGCGAAGGTTTGTTTGCAACTGTCCGGGGCGAAGTACAGACTGACTTATATAAGTTACGGCCCTATCGCGTTCTGGAGCTACTTGCTTTACCGGAAGAAAGCACAACCGAGCGCCGCCAAGGACTCCGTTTGCTCCGAGAAATGTTGCAGGAGCGTGGTGGAATCGACGGGACTGGCACCGATCAATCTGGCCTCAACATTGACGACTTTCTGCGTTTCATTCAGCAGTTGCGCGGTTACTTGAGTGCAGCCGAGCAACAAACTCTGTTTGAAGAAGAAGCGCGTCGTCCTTCGGCGGTGGCGACCTATTTAGCGGTTTATGCTTTGCTGGCTCAAGGGTTTGCTCAACGTGAGCCAGCCCTCATCCGACGGGCAAAGTCAATGCTAGTGCGCCTGGGTAGCCGCCAAGATGTGCATTTAGAGCAAGCGGTTTGCGCCTTACTCCTCGGTCAAACTGAGGAAGCGAGCCGCGCTTTAGAGCTGAGCCACGACTACGAGCCACTCGTCTTCATCCGAGAAAACTCTCAAAGTTCGCCAGACTTGTTGCCAGGTCTTTGTCTCTACAGTGAGCGTTGGCTGCAAGAGGAAGTTTTTCCTCATTTCCGAGACTTAGCTCAGCAGCAAGTTTCCTTGAAAGACTACTTTGCCGACGAGCAAGTGCAAGCCTACTTAGAGGAGCTTCCTAACGAGTCGCCAAATCACTCTCCTACCAACGCTTCTAGCCAAAATGGCTGGGGGGCTGCCACCCAAGCTGGAAGCAATGGACAGTCTAGCCCTACGACAGCAGGTCACGCGGCTAACTGGCGTACCACGACTAGCTATCCTCCTACGCAATCTGCCGTCCATACCCGCTTGCAGCAAGCAGTAGAGACAGACCCTAGGGTTCCTCCTGCCACTCGTGCCGTTACTACGGTTTCTCCAGCAACAGGGCCAGCTGAGCCAGAGCGCATTAACCCAACGTCATCCCCCTCCAGCCGAAACCCAACAACTTCTAACCCGCCTGCCACCTCCGTAGTGGTCACAGGTGGGAGTGGTACCAATGATTCGCAACGTCCCACTTCCTTAACTCAAGCAGGACAACCGCCTAGGGAGCGATCGCGGGGTCAAGTGGCCAATGGATTCCGTGTTCCCGATCCAGAGGATCTACCACCCCGTCGTAGTGGCACAGGTGCAGCATCACCTAGCAAATTCAAGCCAGTTTTGTTATTTGTGATTGCCCTCTTGTCCCTGGGAGCGTTAGGGTATCTAACCACCAAAGCTTTCAGTAGCTTACAGGCCGCTCGTGGCCCCAAGTTGGAAGCCAATCAACCGATGATCTCGCTCGACCAACCTTTGATTGCCGTTCCCGACCCGGAAACTGTTGCTCAGTCAGCCACAGGGCCTTTGACTAAGGAGGCAGCTCAGCAGGTGGTTCAAACTTGGTTATCGACCAAAGCAGCTGCTCTCGGTCCTAATCGCGCCACCGCTCAGTTGAACCAAATCTTGGTTGATTCTGCCTTGACTCAGTGGCAACAACAAGCCGCAGACGACAGACGCAGTGATTCCTATCGGCAGTACCAACATGCCATCCGATCTATTGATAGCGTCGAAATGAGCGATGTTGATCCCAATCAAGCCAGAGTGGATGCCGAAGTGAGTGAGGCTGCGGCCTTCTATGTCAACGGTCAGCTCGATCGCAGCTCGTCTTATACCAGTGACAGCATCCGAGTGCAGTACAACTTGGTACGCCGTGACGGTCGGTGGTTGATTCGCGAAATGAATGTTCTCTAG
- a CDS encoding response regulator transcription factor, with protein sequence MLSLEAARAQPNLKLGRVLIVEDEELIRETIALALTEEGYEVLVAEDGRSVLELTLKSETGSEAEATQLDLVILDLMLPYINGLDLCRLIRHEGNSVPILMLSAKGSETDRVVGLEVGADDYLTKPFGMRELIARCRALLRRHRHAQPPSHETTLKFQDITLYPQECRVTVRGEEINLSPKEFRILELFMTHPRRVWSREQLIERVWGPDFMGDSKTVDVHIRWLREKLELDPSHPEYLLTVRGFGYRFG encoded by the coding sequence ATGTTATCGCTAGAAGCGGCTAGGGCACAACCTAACTTGAAATTGGGACGAGTTTTGATTGTCGAAGACGAAGAGTTGATTCGTGAGACGATTGCTCTAGCGCTAACCGAAGAAGGTTATGAGGTTCTGGTTGCGGAAGATGGGCGCAGTGTTTTAGAGCTGACTCTCAAATCCGAAACAGGCAGCGAAGCTGAAGCAACCCAGCTAGATTTAGTCATCCTCGATTTGATGCTGCCTTACATCAACGGGCTAGATCTGTGCCGATTGATTCGTCATGAAGGCAACAGCGTCCCCATTCTCATGCTCAGTGCTAAAGGCAGCGAAACCGATCGCGTGGTGGGACTAGAAGTTGGGGCAGATGATTATCTCACCAAGCCTTTTGGCATGCGAGAACTGATCGCTCGCTGTCGCGCCTTACTCCGTCGTCATCGTCATGCGCAGCCTCCGAGCCACGAAACAACCCTCAAGTTTCAAGACATTACCCTCTATCCTCAAGAATGTCGTGTGACGGTGAGAGGCGAAGAAATTAATCTTTCACCTAAAGAATTTCGGATTTTAGAGCTATTCATGACTCATCCCCGGCGAGTCTGGTCGCGCGAACAACTCATTGAACGAGTTTGGGGGCCTGACTTTATGGGAGATAGTAAAACCGTGGATGTGCATATCCGCTGGTTACGGGAAAAACTAGAACTTGACCCTAGTCATCCGGAATACCTATTGACGGTACGAGGCTTTGGCTATCGGTTTGGCTAA